Proteins found in one Crassostrea angulata isolate pt1a10 chromosome 3, ASM2561291v2, whole genome shotgun sequence genomic segment:
- the LOC128177394 gene encoding uncharacterized protein LOC128177394, with product MKHFVLVQNKSYLFLELPDDTKCVRPSCHPTSAFIKHGGLFIIHCSGQKAEFIVQQDSLEMQVPVVIEIEKPPRDNYSVPYCFLCFACWLGCICLSPCSLVACMFTCIADSWKRRGRESSQVRLCQAAAIAFSLFTIIAGITAWVFFFIFIFPSFYRMYWYQ from the exons ATGAAGCATTTTGTCTTGGTCCAAAATAAGAGTTACCTTTTCCTGGAATTACCTGACGACACAAAATGTGTTCGGCCTTCATGTCATCCCACGTCTGCATTTATTAAACATGGAGGATTGTTTATAATCCATTGTTCTGGACAAAAAGCTGAATTCATCGTGCAACAGGACAGCTTGGAGATG CAAGTGCCTGTGGTTATAGAAATCGAGAAGCCCCCGAGGGACAATTATTCAGTTCCATACTGCTTCCTGTGTTTCGCCTGTTGGCTGGGATGTATCTGTCTTTCCCCGTGTAGCCTCGTGGCTTGTATGTTCACATGCATT GCTGACAGTTGGAAAAGACGTGGACGTGAAAGTTCTCAAGTACGGTTATGTCAGGCGGCGGCCATTGCCTTCAGCCTCTTCACCATCATTGCTGGCATTACTGCCTGGGTTTTCTTTTTCATCTTCATCTTTCCGTCTTTTTATAGGATGTATTGGTATCAGTAG
- the LOC128178711 gene encoding sodium/glucose cotransporter 4-like isoform X2: MATKGLDHWGDILVVVVYFCFILGIGIWSLCRPNRGNVNSYFLAGRAMPWFAVGASVFSSNIGSEHFVGLAGAGASSGIVLVLYEWFVIFEILACAWMFLPVYISAGVFTLPEYLHRRHGRGRIRVYLSCLALVLYILSKLVVSIFSGSMFIQMALGWNMYASIIALLVVTGIFTVLGGLTAVMYTDTFQTAIMMIGAVIVTGYGFNEVGGYSNLQTKYMNSVPSVRNENTSCGLPKQDAFHLFLDPVDSDYPWPAIVLMSTVGAAWYWCCDQMIVQRSLAAKNLSHAKGGSILTGYFKLLPLVLLIFPGMISRVLYPDDVACTDPTVCEAVCDNPVGCSNIAYPKLVLELLPYGLRGLLMVVMFSAVMSSLTSIFNSSSTIFTMDIWRRIRKEATQRELLVVGRVFVVFMCGVSVLWVPIIKSSSGGKLFTYMTAVEGYIAAPLGIVFLFSIFWTKTTEPAVFFGLIIANIVGGIRLVLEFVYPTPSCGEFDERPQILSKMNYLYFGVMLLFITASVIVVVSLLTSPRNPDELKGVTWWTRYGQETSGEAIECTNSNVNNDITLEADTEDKEEKTACQKILTVLFGKTDVHQVEEFQVEKRRKFLMQGKNSSTLLNINAILLMVLIAFLTGYFS, encoded by the exons ATGGCGACCAAGGGCCTGGACCATTGGGGAGACATCTTGGTGGTGGTTGTGTACTTTTGCTTCATCCTTGGCATTGGGATATGG TCTCTGTGCAGACCAAACCGTGGAAATGTAAACAGTTATTTTCTGGCTGGCCGAGCAATGCCCTGGTTTGCT GTCGGAGCATCTGTGTTCTCTAGTAACATCGGCAGCGAACACTTTGTGGGCTTGGCCGGGGCCGGGGCCTCCTCGGGGATAGTTCTGGTGCTCTACGAGTGGTTT GTGATTTTCGAGATTTTGGCCTGTGCCTGGATGTTCCTTCCCGTCTATATCTCGGCAGGG GTGTTTACGTTACCTGAGTACCTGCATAGAAGACATGGGCGGGGCAGAATCAGGGTCTACCTCAGCTGTCTGGCTCTCGTACTTTACATCCTCTCCAAGCTCGTG gTGAGCATTTTCTCGGGTTCAATGTTCATCCAGATGGCTCTAGGATGGAATATGTACGCCTCCATTATCGCTCTTTTGGTTGTCACCGGCATATTTACCGTGTTAG GTGGACTGACTGCGGTGATGTACACAGACACGTTCCAAACGGCCATCATGATGATTGGGGCTGTCATAGTAACCGGTTACG GTTTTAACGAAGTTGGTGGATATTCCAACCTTCAAACAAAGTACATGAactctgttccgtccgtccgtaatGAGAATACGTCGTGTGGTCTGCCAAAGCAGGACGCCTTCCATTTATTTCTGGACCCTGTTGACAGCGACTATCCTTGGCCGGCCATCGTGCTTATGTCAACGGTCGGGGCAGCCTGGTACTGGTGCTGCGACCAG ATGATCGTACAAAGGTCTTTGGCCGCCAAAAACCTCTCCCATGCTAAAGGGGGATCGATCTTAACAGGATACTTCAAACTCTTACCGTTAGTCCTGCTGATCTTCCCTGGAATGATCAGTAGAGTCCTGTACCCAG ATGATGTGGCGTGTACGGACCCGACTGTTTGTGAGGCTGTTTGTGACAACCCTGTTGGGTGCTCCAACATCGCCTACCCAAAACTCGTCTTGGAGCTTCTTCCATATG GATTGCGGGGACTGCTGATGGTTGTCATGTTCTCGGCTGTGATGAGTTCCCTCACGTCCATCTTCAACAGTTCTAGTACAATCTTTACCATGGACATCTGGAGACGAATTAGAAAAGAGGCCACTCAGAGGGAACTGCTAGTGGTGGGACG TGTATTTGTTGTGTTTATGTGTGGGGTCAGTGTTCTCTGGGTCCCGATCATCAAGTCCTCCTCTGGGGGGAAACTCTTCACTTATATGACCGCTGTGGAGGGCTATATTGCAGCACCTTTAGGAATAGTTTTCCTTTTCTCTATTTTCTGGAcaaaaacaacggaacct gcGGTCTTCTTTGGATTAATCATTGCAAATATCGTAGGCGGAATACGTCTTGTTCTAGAATTTGTCTACCCAACGCCATCATGCGGTGAATTTGACGAGAGGCCTCAGATTCTGTCTAAGATGAATTACCTGTACTTTGGCGTGATGCTGTTGTTCATCACAGCGAGTGTCATCGTAGTGGTCAGCTTGTTAACATCTCCAAGAAATCCCGATGAG CTGAAGGGAGTCACGTGGTGGACCCGTTACGGTCAGGAAACATCAGGGGAGGCAATCGAATGTACTAATTCAAATGTCAACAACGATATTACTCTAG AGGCAGACACAGAAGACAAAGAGGAGAAGACTGCTTGTCAAAAGATCCTGACTGTTCTGTTCGGAAAAACAGACGTTCATCAAGTGGAGGAATTTCAGGTGGAAAAACGCCGGAAGTTTCTCATGCAGGGGAAGAATTCTAGCACCCTTCTTAATATAAACGCTATTTTGTTAATGGTTCTTATTGCATTTCTTACTGGATATTTTAGTTAG
- the LOC128178711 gene encoding sodium/glucose cotransporter 4-like isoform X1, with product MATKGLDHWGDILVVVVYFCFILGIGIWSLCRPNRGNVNSYFLAGRAMPWFAVGASVFSSNIGSEHFVGLAGAGASSGIVLVLYEWFVIFEILACAWMFLPVYISAGVFTLPEYLHRRHGRGRIRVYLSCLALVLYILSKLVVSIFSGSMFIQMALGWNMYASIIALLVVTGIFTVLGGLTAVMYTDTFQTAIMMIGAVIVTGYGFNEVGGYSNLQTKYMNSVPSVRNENTSCGLPKQDAFHLFLDPVDSDYPWPAIVLMSTVGAAWYWCCDQMIVQRSLAAKNLSHAKGGSILTGYFKLLPLVLLIFPGMISRVLYPDDVACTDPTVCEAVCDNPVGCSNIAYPKLVLELLPYGLRGLLMVVMFSAVMSSLTSIFNSSSTIFTMDIWRRIRKEATQRELLVVGRVFVVFMCGVSVLWVPIIKSSSGGKLFTYMTAVEGYIAAPLGIVFLFSIFWTKTTEPAVFFGLIIANIVGGIRLVLEFVYPTPSCGEFDERPQILSKMNYLYFGVMLLFITASVIVVVSLLTSPRNPDELKGVTWWTRYGQETSGEAIECTNSNVNNDITLGTQNRLEADTEDKEEKTACQKILTVLFGKTDVHQVEEFQVEKRRKFLMQGKNSSTLLNINAILLMVLIAFLTGYFS from the exons ATGGCGACCAAGGGCCTGGACCATTGGGGAGACATCTTGGTGGTGGTTGTGTACTTTTGCTTCATCCTTGGCATTGGGATATGG TCTCTGTGCAGACCAAACCGTGGAAATGTAAACAGTTATTTTCTGGCTGGCCGAGCAATGCCCTGGTTTGCT GTCGGAGCATCTGTGTTCTCTAGTAACATCGGCAGCGAACACTTTGTGGGCTTGGCCGGGGCCGGGGCCTCCTCGGGGATAGTTCTGGTGCTCTACGAGTGGTTT GTGATTTTCGAGATTTTGGCCTGTGCCTGGATGTTCCTTCCCGTCTATATCTCGGCAGGG GTGTTTACGTTACCTGAGTACCTGCATAGAAGACATGGGCGGGGCAGAATCAGGGTCTACCTCAGCTGTCTGGCTCTCGTACTTTACATCCTCTCCAAGCTCGTG gTGAGCATTTTCTCGGGTTCAATGTTCATCCAGATGGCTCTAGGATGGAATATGTACGCCTCCATTATCGCTCTTTTGGTTGTCACCGGCATATTTACCGTGTTAG GTGGACTGACTGCGGTGATGTACACAGACACGTTCCAAACGGCCATCATGATGATTGGGGCTGTCATAGTAACCGGTTACG GTTTTAACGAAGTTGGTGGATATTCCAACCTTCAAACAAAGTACATGAactctgttccgtccgtccgtaatGAGAATACGTCGTGTGGTCTGCCAAAGCAGGACGCCTTCCATTTATTTCTGGACCCTGTTGACAGCGACTATCCTTGGCCGGCCATCGTGCTTATGTCAACGGTCGGGGCAGCCTGGTACTGGTGCTGCGACCAG ATGATCGTACAAAGGTCTTTGGCCGCCAAAAACCTCTCCCATGCTAAAGGGGGATCGATCTTAACAGGATACTTCAAACTCTTACCGTTAGTCCTGCTGATCTTCCCTGGAATGATCAGTAGAGTCCTGTACCCAG ATGATGTGGCGTGTACGGACCCGACTGTTTGTGAGGCTGTTTGTGACAACCCTGTTGGGTGCTCCAACATCGCCTACCCAAAACTCGTCTTGGAGCTTCTTCCATATG GATTGCGGGGACTGCTGATGGTTGTCATGTTCTCGGCTGTGATGAGTTCCCTCACGTCCATCTTCAACAGTTCTAGTACAATCTTTACCATGGACATCTGGAGACGAATTAGAAAAGAGGCCACTCAGAGGGAACTGCTAGTGGTGGGACG TGTATTTGTTGTGTTTATGTGTGGGGTCAGTGTTCTCTGGGTCCCGATCATCAAGTCCTCCTCTGGGGGGAAACTCTTCACTTATATGACCGCTGTGGAGGGCTATATTGCAGCACCTTTAGGAATAGTTTTCCTTTTCTCTATTTTCTGGAcaaaaacaacggaacct gcGGTCTTCTTTGGATTAATCATTGCAAATATCGTAGGCGGAATACGTCTTGTTCTAGAATTTGTCTACCCAACGCCATCATGCGGTGAATTTGACGAGAGGCCTCAGATTCTGTCTAAGATGAATTACCTGTACTTTGGCGTGATGCTGTTGTTCATCACAGCGAGTGTCATCGTAGTGGTCAGCTTGTTAACATCTCCAAGAAATCCCGATGAG CTGAAGGGAGTCACGTGGTGGACCCGTTACGGTCAGGAAACATCAGGGGAGGCAATCGAATGTACTAATTCAAATGTCAACAACGATATTACTCTAGGTACCCAAAACAGATTAG AGGCAGACACAGAAGACAAAGAGGAGAAGACTGCTTGTCAAAAGATCCTGACTGTTCTGTTCGGAAAAACAGACGTTCATCAAGTGGAGGAATTTCAGGTGGAAAAACGCCGGAAGTTTCTCATGCAGGGGAAGAATTCTAGCACCCTTCTTAATATAAACGCTATTTTGTTAATGGTTCTTATTGCATTTCTTACTGGATATTTTAGTTAG
- the LOC128178711 gene encoding sodium/glucose cotransporter 4-like isoform X3 — protein sequence MFLPVYISAGVFTLPEYLHRRHGRGRIRVYLSCLALVLYILSKLVVSIFSGSMFIQMALGWNMYASIIALLVVTGIFTVLGGLTAVMYTDTFQTAIMMIGAVIVTGYGFNEVGGYSNLQTKYMNSVPSVRNENTSCGLPKQDAFHLFLDPVDSDYPWPAIVLMSTVGAAWYWCCDQMIVQRSLAAKNLSHAKGGSILTGYFKLLPLVLLIFPGMISRVLYPDDVACTDPTVCEAVCDNPVGCSNIAYPKLVLELLPYGLRGLLMVVMFSAVMSSLTSIFNSSSTIFTMDIWRRIRKEATQRELLVVGRVFVVFMCGVSVLWVPIIKSSSGGKLFTYMTAVEGYIAAPLGIVFLFSIFWTKTTEPAVFFGLIIANIVGGIRLVLEFVYPTPSCGEFDERPQILSKMNYLYFGVMLLFITASVIVVVSLLTSPRNPDELKGVTWWTRYGQETSGEAIECTNSNVNNDITLGTQNRLEADTEDKEEKTACQKILTVLFGKTDVHQVEEFQVEKRRKFLMQGKNSSTLLNINAILLMVLIAFLTGYFS from the exons ATGTTCCTTCCCGTCTATATCTCGGCAGGG GTGTTTACGTTACCTGAGTACCTGCATAGAAGACATGGGCGGGGCAGAATCAGGGTCTACCTCAGCTGTCTGGCTCTCGTACTTTACATCCTCTCCAAGCTCGTG gTGAGCATTTTCTCGGGTTCAATGTTCATCCAGATGGCTCTAGGATGGAATATGTACGCCTCCATTATCGCTCTTTTGGTTGTCACCGGCATATTTACCGTGTTAG GTGGACTGACTGCGGTGATGTACACAGACACGTTCCAAACGGCCATCATGATGATTGGGGCTGTCATAGTAACCGGTTACG GTTTTAACGAAGTTGGTGGATATTCCAACCTTCAAACAAAGTACATGAactctgttccgtccgtccgtaatGAGAATACGTCGTGTGGTCTGCCAAAGCAGGACGCCTTCCATTTATTTCTGGACCCTGTTGACAGCGACTATCCTTGGCCGGCCATCGTGCTTATGTCAACGGTCGGGGCAGCCTGGTACTGGTGCTGCGACCAG ATGATCGTACAAAGGTCTTTGGCCGCCAAAAACCTCTCCCATGCTAAAGGGGGATCGATCTTAACAGGATACTTCAAACTCTTACCGTTAGTCCTGCTGATCTTCCCTGGAATGATCAGTAGAGTCCTGTACCCAG ATGATGTGGCGTGTACGGACCCGACTGTTTGTGAGGCTGTTTGTGACAACCCTGTTGGGTGCTCCAACATCGCCTACCCAAAACTCGTCTTGGAGCTTCTTCCATATG GATTGCGGGGACTGCTGATGGTTGTCATGTTCTCGGCTGTGATGAGTTCCCTCACGTCCATCTTCAACAGTTCTAGTACAATCTTTACCATGGACATCTGGAGACGAATTAGAAAAGAGGCCACTCAGAGGGAACTGCTAGTGGTGGGACG TGTATTTGTTGTGTTTATGTGTGGGGTCAGTGTTCTCTGGGTCCCGATCATCAAGTCCTCCTCTGGGGGGAAACTCTTCACTTATATGACCGCTGTGGAGGGCTATATTGCAGCACCTTTAGGAATAGTTTTCCTTTTCTCTATTTTCTGGAcaaaaacaacggaacct gcGGTCTTCTTTGGATTAATCATTGCAAATATCGTAGGCGGAATACGTCTTGTTCTAGAATTTGTCTACCCAACGCCATCATGCGGTGAATTTGACGAGAGGCCTCAGATTCTGTCTAAGATGAATTACCTGTACTTTGGCGTGATGCTGTTGTTCATCACAGCGAGTGTCATCGTAGTGGTCAGCTTGTTAACATCTCCAAGAAATCCCGATGAG CTGAAGGGAGTCACGTGGTGGACCCGTTACGGTCAGGAAACATCAGGGGAGGCAATCGAATGTACTAATTCAAATGTCAACAACGATATTACTCTAGGTACCCAAAACAGATTAG AGGCAGACACAGAAGACAAAGAGGAGAAGACTGCTTGTCAAAAGATCCTGACTGTTCTGTTCGGAAAAACAGACGTTCATCAAGTGGAGGAATTTCAGGTGGAAAAACGCCGGAAGTTTCTCATGCAGGGGAAGAATTCTAGCACCCTTCTTAATATAAACGCTATTTTGTTAATGGTTCTTATTGCATTTCTTACTGGATATTTTAGTTAG
- the LOC128177277 gene encoding uncharacterized protein LOC128177277 — protein sequence MNKSFLSGPHWTPTLYAAMNVGSVLVVCWLAVVWLDSSSSQRPGRRPRFNQWRNPNFLRNFERRMMNGSPVYSPKAVGLMKKGWGKKNIYNKVNKAFGKCDIPDQDVVKNMFPGLFRSVDELYTLPEMQQGKTKVIETPSIREWRAQPSRKILIPKTVSTATKNINVVLESDQATITGSFSQKAYICDCCKVDRFFETYENVTVGDTTYEVIKIPNEGQFFAIERCPEQPNCAYGGCIQRYTRQPILIWNDTMPYYPPLDFAQFDFPTHCEWANIGQ from the exons ATGAATAAAAGCTTTCTCTCCGGTCCTCATTGGACTCCCACACTCTACGCAG CTATGAACGTCGGCAGTGTTTTGGTTGTGTGTTGGTTAGCAGTTGTATGGTTAGACAGTTCGTCATCACAGCGCCCGGGAAGGCGTCCGCGCTTTAATCAATGGAGGAACCCAAACTTTCTGAGAAATTTTGAACGCAGAATGATGAATGGGAGCCCGGTGTACTCCCCCAAGGCCGTCGGACTAATGAAAAAAGGCTGGGGAAAGAAGAATATATACAACAAAGTAAATAAAGCGTTTGGAAAATGTGATATACCGGACCAAGACGTGGTGAAGAACATGTTTCCGGGACTATTCCGTTCTGTGGACGAACTCTACACACTTCCAGAAATGCAACAGGGCAAAACTAAAGTGATTGAAACGCCCTCTATCAGAGAGTGGCGCGCTCAACCGTCCAGGAAAATCCTGATACCCAAAACTGTCTCAACGGCGACCAAAAATATTAATGTCGTTTTAGAATCGGACCAAGCAACTATTACAGGGAGTTTTAGTCAAAAAGCCTACATCTGTGACTGTTGTAAAGT TGACAGGTTCTTTGAGACCTACGAAAACGTGACTGTTGGTGACACAACTTATGAAGTCATCAAAATTCCAAACGAGGGCCAATTTTTTGCTATTGAGCGTTGTCC AGAACAACCCAATTGCGCATATGGAGGTTGTATACAGAGATACACCCGGCAACCCATACTGATCTGGAACGATACGATGCCGTACTACCCCCCGCTAGATTTTGCGCAGTTTGACTTCCCAACTCACTGTGAATGGGCCAACATTGGACAGTGA